One window from the genome of Hypanus sabinus isolate sHypSab1 chromosome 16, sHypSab1.hap1, whole genome shotgun sequence encodes:
- the LOC132406494 gene encoding uncharacterized protein LOC132406494, whose translation MHRVLLSRVSARVYSMIRDQTDYQGVMDALKRQYQWPVNIVYTRHRLVTRRQRARESSAEFVLALQTLVRACNCRGLTAEQHVELLVRDVFVTGIRSVYVCQRPLEQADLTLHSAIKLADTLEAVLHNADAVQARDLPPTSWTLQTLQPAGESTSAAASGESVNSPQPAGDLSTAAASRKSAQCYFCRLKKHPRKRCPAGEATCSSCGKKSHFAKVCMSEPQVGSDCAACEAWGRPSLSAPTCPTSDPRVLTRHQDGDSTLASVTLDQGAPHQLARSMMDILVEGHRTSCLFDTGSTESFIDPDTVQRCGLMTRPVSQRVTMASGSYSTDIRGDHVATLVVQGIEYRDFALLVMPQLCAPVLLGLDFQSHL comes from the coding sequence atgcacagggttctcctctccagagtcagtgcaagggtctactccatgatcagagaccaaacggACTACCAGGGTGTGATGGATGCCCTTAAAAGACAATACCAGTGGCCGGTGAACAtcgtctacacaagacatcgcttagtgacACGGCGGCAGCGGGCCAGAGAGtcaagcgctgagtttgtcctggccctacagacactcgtgcgggcctgcaactgcaggggactgacggcagaacagcatgtggagctgctagtaagagacgtcttcgttacggggatcaggtcagtgtacgtgtgccagcGGCCGCTGGAAcaagccgatcttaccttacattcggcgatcaagctggccgacacgctggaggccgttctgcacaacgctgacgctgtccaggcaCGCGATCTCCCACCAACttcatggacgctgcagaccttGCAACCCGCTGGCGAAtcaacctcggctgctgccagtggCGAGTCTGTGAATTCCCCGCAACCTGCTGGCGATTtgtccacagctgctgccagtcgcaagtccgcacagtgttacttctgcagactcaaaaagcaccccagaaaacgctgcccagccggagaggctacctgctccagctgcggcaaGAAgagccacttcgccaaggtctgtatgTCTGAACCACAAGTGGGGTCGGACTGCgctgcgtgcgaggcatgggggcggccatctttgtcggcaccaACTTGCCCCacctccgacccacgggtgcttaccaggcaccaagacggcgattcaactctggcctctgtgaccctcgaccaaggcgccccacaccagcttgcaaggtcaatgatggacatcctggtggaggggcacaggactagctgcctgtttgacacaggcagcactgagagttttattgacccggacacagtgcaacgctgcggactcatgacacggccggtaagccagagggtcaccatggcttctggatcgtattccacagacatccggggggatcatgtagcgacattggtggtgcagggcatagaatatcgggactttgcgttactggtcatgcctcaactgtgtgcccctgtgctattgggcctcgacttccagagccacctgtaa